From the Phycisphaeraceae bacterium genome, one window contains:
- the scpA gene encoding methylmalonyl-CoA mutase codes for MTIPNFKDIPLQSNAARASASAWEQHATKHLGRPPAEFLWNTAEQIPVKPLYTPADLDGLQHLHTMPGLPPYLRGPYSTMYVMRPWTVRQYAGFSTAEESNAFYKRNLQAGQKGLSIAFDLATHRGYDSDNPRVLGDVGMAGVAIDSIRDMRTLFDSIPLDKMSVSMTMNGAVLPVMALYIVAAEEQGVSPEQLAGTIQNDILKEFMVRNTYIYPPEHSMRIIGDIFSYTAKRMPRFNSISISGYHMQEAGATCDLELAYTLADGLEYLRTGTASGLSVDAFAPRLSFFWAIGMNFFMEVAKMRAARLLWAKLVKTFDPQNPKSMSLRTHSQTSGWSLTAQDVYNNVIRTCIEAMASTQGHTQSLHTNALDEALALPTDFSARIARNTQLFLQQETDTCKTVDPWGGSFYVERLTHELAHRAWQHLVEVDQYGGMAKAIDAGIPKMRIEEASARTQARIDSGQQTVVGVNKYKLDRPEQIDVLKVDNTSVREQQIASLKELRATRDNALVLEKLKALTTAAERNEGNLLEIAVDAARAQATVGEISDALEKIYGRHEAAIHSIRGVYASEAGNAEGHQGKLTQIRLRVDAFEHEEGRRPRILIAKMGQDGHDRGQKVVATAYADFGFDVDIGPLFQTPEETARQAVENDVHIVAVSSLAAGHLTLVPALRNELTKLGREDIMIVVGGVIPPQDYPALYNAGATAIFGPGTNIPDAALEVLKKLEEQNQGVET; via the coding sequence GGGAACAACACGCCACCAAACACCTCGGCAGACCACCCGCCGAGTTCCTCTGGAACACCGCAGAACAGATCCCCGTCAAACCCCTCTACACCCCAGCCGACCTCGACGGACTCCAACACCTCCACACCATGCCCGGACTCCCGCCCTACCTCCGCGGGCCCTATTCCACCATGTACGTCATGAGGCCCTGGACCGTCCGCCAATACGCCGGATTCTCCACCGCCGAAGAATCCAACGCCTTCTACAAACGAAACCTCCAGGCCGGACAAAAAGGCCTCTCCATCGCCTTCGACCTCGCCACCCACCGCGGATACGACTCCGACAACCCCCGCGTCCTCGGCGACGTCGGCATGGCAGGCGTCGCCATCGACTCCATCCGCGACATGCGCACCCTCTTCGACAGCATCCCACTCGACAAAATGTCCGTCTCCATGACCATGAACGGCGCCGTCCTGCCCGTCATGGCCCTCTACATCGTCGCCGCCGAAGAACAAGGCGTCTCACCCGAACAACTCGCCGGAACCATCCAGAACGACATCCTCAAAGAGTTCATGGTCCGAAACACCTACATCTACCCACCCGAGCACTCCATGCGAATCATCGGCGACATCTTCTCCTACACCGCCAAACGCATGCCACGCTTCAACTCCATCTCCATCTCCGGATACCACATGCAGGAAGCCGGAGCCACCTGCGACCTCGAACTCGCTTACACACTCGCAGACGGACTCGAATACCTCCGCACCGGCACCGCCTCAGGACTCTCCGTCGACGCCTTCGCCCCAAGACTCTCCTTCTTCTGGGCCATCGGCATGAACTTCTTTATGGAAGTCGCCAAGATGCGCGCCGCTCGACTCCTCTGGGCCAAACTCGTCAAAACCTTCGACCCACAAAACCCCAAGAGCATGTCACTCCGCACCCACTCACAGACCTCCGGCTGGTCACTCACCGCCCAGGATGTCTACAACAACGTCATCCGAACCTGCATCGAAGCCATGGCCTCCACCCAGGGACACACCCAGTCCCTCCACACCAACGCACTCGACGAAGCCCTCGCACTTCCCACCGACTTCTCCGCTCGCATCGCCCGCAACACCCAACTCTTCCTCCAGCAGGAAACCGATACCTGCAAAACCGTCGACCCCTGGGGCGGGTCCTTCTACGTCGAACGACTCACCCACGAACTCGCCCACCGCGCCTGGCAACACCTCGTCGAAGTCGATCAATACGGCGGAATGGCCAAAGCCATCGACGCCGGTATCCCCAAGATGCGCATTGAAGAAGCCTCCGCACGAACCCAGGCACGCATCGACTCCGGCCAGCAAACCGTCGTAGGCGTCAACAAATACAAACTCGACCGCCCCGAACAGATCGACGTCCTCAAAGTCGACAACACCTCCGTCCGCGAACAACAGATCGCCTCACTCAAAGAACTCCGCGCCACCCGCGACAACGCGCTCGTCCTCGAAAAACTCAAAGCCCTCACCACCGCCGCCGAACGCAACGAAGGCAACCTCCTCGAAATCGCCGTCGACGCCGCAAGAGCCCAGGCCACCGTCGGCGAAATCTCCGACGCCCTCGAAAAAATCTACGGCCGCCACGAAGCCGCCATCCACTCCATCCGTGGCGTCTACGCATCCGAAGCCGGCAACGCCGAAGGACACCAGGGCAAACTCACCCAGATCCGACTCCGCGTCGACGCCTTCGAACACGAAGAAGGCCGCCGACCCCGCATCCTCATCGCCAAAATGGGACAGGACGGCCACGACCGCGGACAGAAAGTCGTCGCCACCGCCTACGCCGACTTCGGCTTCGACGTCGACATCGGACCCCTCTTCCAGACCCCCGAAGAAACCGCCCGACAAGCCGTCGAAAACGACGTCCACATCGTCGCCGTCTCCTCCCTCGCCGCCGGACACCTCACCCTCGTCCCCGCACTCCGCAACGAACTCACCAAACTCGGCCGCGAAGACATCATGATCGTCGTAGGCGGCGTCATCCCACCCCAGGACTACCCCGCCCTCTACAACGCCGGCGCAACCGCCATCTTCGGCCCAGGAACCAACATCCCCGACGCCGCCCTGGAAGTCCTCAAAAAACTCGAAGAACAAAACCAAGGCGTGGAGACGTAG